In the Quercus lobata isolate SW786 chromosome 5, ValleyOak3.0 Primary Assembly, whole genome shotgun sequence genome, one interval contains:
- the LOC115989708 gene encoding protein PAF1 homolog yields MASYRPFPPQTSFAPPPNQNPLAPPPQPPPQPHPPQQRAQYNQNWVGYSAPDTSIASAPPPPPPPPSSASAASSSYPQNFNNPQLHPTSNYHHHPHPQQQQQQQHYGPPRTQPPPPPPHQQYPYQPPPPPPPESSYAPPPPPPTQNSMNLQPPQAPMYYPSNQFNQYSHQPMQPMQQPPPPPPPPPSSPPPSSSIPPPPPPSSPPPPAPAPPHNRESHERDRGTSKEVYASARGDPGVSNHGVPSKQQHKPPVPPMMVKKSNGPTGRVETEEDRRLRKKREFDKQRQEEKQRHQLKESQNTVLQKTQMLSSAAKGHGSIVGSRMGERRATPFLSGERIENRLKKPTTFLCKLKFRNELPDPSAQPKLVAPKKDKEQYTKYTITSLEKTYKPKLFVEPDLGIPLDLLDLSVYNPPSVRPTLDPEDEELLRDDVSVTPVKNNGIRRKDRPTDKGVAWLVKTQYISPLSTESTKQSLTEKQAKELREMKGGRNLLENLNNRERQIKEIEASFEACKSRPVHASNKDLYPVEVLPLLPDFDRSEERFVIAAFDSAPTADSEIHSKLDPTVRDAFESQAIMKSYVPTGSDTDKSFLAYMVPSPDELSKDMYDEHEDISFSWVREYHYEFRLDDVEDPTTYLVSFDEAEARYLPLPTKLVLRKKRAKEGRSNDEVEHFPIPSKVTVRRRPTVSAVELRDSEVYSHSKGSFSNSKRGGLDIEDGLGRPQKVARHQDIDQYSEAEDEMSD; encoded by the exons ATGGCCTCGTACAGGCCATTCCCTCCACAAACCTCATTTGCACCACcaccaaatcaaaacccacttGCACCACCACCTCAACCGCCACCACAACCACACCCACCTCAACAGAGAGCTCAATACAATCAGAACTGGGTTGGATATAGTGCTCCTGATACCTCTATTGCCTcagctcctcctcctcctcctccaccaccatcTTCCGCTtctgctgcttcttcttcataTCCTCAAAACTTCAACAATCCTCAATTGCATCCCACTTCCAATTACCACCACCACCCCCATCcacaacaacagcaacagcaacaacatTATGGCCCACCAAGGACTCAACCTCCACCACCCCCTCCTCATCAGCAGTACCCTTATCAACCGCCACCACCGCCTCCTCCAGAGTCTTCTTATGCTCCTCCACCGCCGCCCCCGACACAGAATTCAATGAATTTACAGCCCCCACAAGCTCCCATGTATTACCCTTCTAATCAGTTTAATCAGTATAGTCATCAGCCAATGCAACCAATGCAGCAGCCCCCACCTCCCCCGCCACCCCCGCCTTCGTCTCCACCCCCGAGTTCTTCAATTCCACCACCGCCACCTCCGAGTTCACCCCCACCTCCAGCTCCAGCTCCTCCGCATAATAGGGAATCACATGAGCGAGATAGAGGGACTTCCAAGGAGGTTTATGCTTCTGCAAGGGGTGATCCTGGGGTTTCGAATCATGGGGTTCCTTCTAAACAGCAGCATAAGCCACCTGTTCCTCCGATGATGGTGAAGAAATCAAATGGGCCTACGGGGAGGGTGGAGACGGAGGAAGATAGGAGGTTGAGGAAGAAGAGGGAGTTTGATAAGCAAAGGCAAGAAGAGAAGCAAAGGCATCAGTTGAAGGAGTCCCAGAACACTGTTCTGCAAAAGACCCAGATGCTGTCTTCTGCTGCGAAGGGGCACGGGTCGATTGTTGGGTCACGGATGGGGGAGAGGAGAGCTACTCCATTCTTGAGTGGTGAAAGGATTGAGAATAGATTGAAGAAACCAACAACATTCTTGTGCAAGTTGAA GTTTCGGAATGAACTCCCAGATCCAAGTGCACAACCAAAGCTTGTGGCTCCAAAGAAAGATAAAGAACA ATATACAAAGTATACCATCACTTCCTTGGAGAAAACCTACAAGCCTAAACTTTTTGTGGAGCCAGATTTGGGAATACCTCTTGACCTTCTTGACCTCAGTGTATACAA CCCTCCCAGTGTTAGACCGACACTTGATCCAGAAGATGAGGAATTGTTGCGTGATGATGTTTCAGTGACCCCTGTAAAGAATAACGGCATAAGAAGAAAAGATAGGCCGACTGATAAAGGTGTTGCCTGGCTGGTCAAAACACAGTATATATCTCCTCTTAGCACGGAGTCAACCAAGCAG TCTTTAACTGAGAAACAAGCAAAGGAACTGAGAGAAATGAAGGGAGGCCGTAACCTTTTGGAAAACCTTAACAACag AGAAAGACAAATCAAGGAAATAGAAGCATCATTTGAGGCATGCAAGTCACGTCCTGTTCATGCAAGTAATAAAGATTTATATCCTGTTGAGGTTCTGCCTTTGTTGCCTGATTTTGATCG GTCTGAAGAACGATTTGTTATTGCGGCATTTGATAGTGCTCCTACGGCTGATTCAGAAATCCACAGCAAGTTGGACCCAACTGTTCGTGATGCCTTTGAATCACAG GCCATTATGAAAAGTTATGTGCCAACAGGCTCAGATACAGACAAATCATTTTTGGCCTACATGGTTCCTTCTCCAGATGAG TTATCCAAGGATATGTATGATGAACACGAAGATATCTCATTCTCTTGGGTTCGCGAGTACCATTATGAG TTTCGTCTTGATGATGTGGAGGACCCCACAACATACCTTGTTTCATTTGATGAAGCAGAAGCACGCTATTTG CCTCTTCCAACAAAACTcgttttaagaaaaaagagggCAAAAGAGGGAAGATCTAATGACGAGGTTGAGCATTTTCCCATACCATCTAAAGTGACTGTGAGGCGGAGACCAACTGTTTCTGCAGTTGAATTGAGAGATTCAGAG GTTTATTCCCATTCAAAGGGGAGTTTTTCAAATTCTAAGAGGGGAGGGTTAGACATTGAAGATGGTCTTGGAAGACCACAGAAGGTTGCCCGACATCAGGACATAGATCAATATAGTGAAGCTGAAGATGAGATGTCTGATTGA